A DNA window from Coffea arabica cultivar ET-39 chromosome 6c, Coffea Arabica ET-39 HiFi, whole genome shotgun sequence contains the following coding sequences:
- the LOC113692555 gene encoding zeatin O-glucosyltransferase-like — translation MAILDHSTVQSQNQNQNQTQTQDATIQGTHEVTVVMVPFPAQGHLNQLLHLSRLISSYNIPVHYVSTATHTRQAKFRVQGWDPLAISNIHFHEFSVPSYENPPPNPNAPTKFPTQLIPATHASFKLREPVYALLQQLSNTTRRLVVIHDSLFQYVIQDVGLIPNAESYCFESISAFTDYTIDWEDEGKPGLSEPELLELLEDIPSLESCFHPALIDLVNLQKNTKPISSGDIYNTCRAIEGPYLDLLAKAKTANSNKQWAIGPFNPVETNEQKNSKKRHYCLDWLDKQATNSVIFVSFGSTTSLSDEEAEEIASGLEQSGQKFIWVLRDADKGDVFQGEVRRAQLPEGFEERTEGRGIVVRDWAPQLEILGHASTGGFMSHCGWNSCMESISMGVPVAAWPMHSDQPRNAVLLEKVLKIGLLVRDWSKKDELVTSMTVENAVRRLMDSAEGEKMRQTAKELSKAVKGSVMEGGASRLEMDSFIAHIRR, via the coding sequence ATGGCCATACTTGATCATTCTACAGTCCAAAgccaaaaccaaaaccaaaaccaaaccCAAACCCAAGATGCTACCATTCAAGGAACTCATGAAGTAACTGTGGTCATGGTTCCCTTTCCAGCACAAGGTCATCTCAACCAACTCCTCCATCTATCCCGCCTCATCTCCTCCTATAATATACCCGTTCACTACGTTAGCACGGCCACTCATACTCGTCAGGCAAAGTTTCGCGTCCAAGGTTGGGATCCTCTTGCCATTTCCAACATCCATTTCCATGAATTTTCAGTCCCTTCTTATGAAAACCCTCCTCCCAACCCAAATGCCCCAACAAAATTTCCCACACAACTCATCCCAGCAACACATGCATCGTTCAAACTCCGCGAGCCAGTTTATGCACTTCTGCAACAACTTTCAAACACAACCAGGAGACTGGTAGTGATTCATGACTCTCTCTTTCAATATGTCATCCAGGATGTGGGTTTAATCCCGAATGCAGAGTCCTACTGCTTTGAAAGCATCTCAGCCTTCACTGACTACACAATTGATTGGGAAGATGAAGGGAAACCTGGACTATCCGAGCCTGAACTACTCGAATTACTTGAAGATATTCCGTCACTGGAAAGTTGCTTCCACCCAGCGCTGATAGACCTTGTAAATTTGCAAAAGAACACCAAGCCAATCAGCTCTGGCGACATATATAATACATGTAGAGCTATCGAGGGTCCATACCTTGATCTCCTTGCAAAAGCCAAAACAGCCAATTCCAACAAGCAATGGGCTATTGGTCCATTCAATCCAGTTGAGACAAACGAGCAGAAAAACTCAAAAAAGAGACACTATTGCCTGGATTGGCTTGACAAACAAGCCACAAACTCAGTCATTTTCGTTTCCTTTGGTTCAACAACTTCACTATCAGACGAAGAAGCCGAGGAGATCGCAAGTGGATTAGAGCAAAGCGGGCAAAAATTCATATGGGTACTCAGGGATGCAGATAAAGGAGATGTCTTCCAGGGAGAAGTTAGGAGAGCTCAATTGCCTGAAGGATTCGAAGAGAGAACTGAAGGAAGAGGAATAGTTGTGAGGGATTGGGCCCCCCAACTGGAGATTCTTGGACATGCATCAACAGGTGGATTCATGAGTCATTGCGGATGGAACTCGTGCATGGAAAGCATTAGCATGGGAGTACCCGTGGCAGCATGGCCTATGCATTCTGACCAGCCCAGAAATGCGGTACTGCTGGAAAAGGTGCTCAAGATTGGCCTATTAGTAAGGGATTGGTCGAAGAAAGATGAACTTGTGACATCCATGACTGTTGAAAACGCTGTGAGAAGACTAATGGATTCAGCCGAAGGAGAAAAGATGAGGCAAACGGCAAAGGAACTGAGCAAAGCTGTGAAGGGTTCTGTTATGGAAGGTGGTGCTAGTCGCTTGGAGATGGATTCTTTCATTGCTCATATTCggagatga
- the LOC113693034 gene encoding uncharacterized protein: protein MANEAEERMAKISIQQEQQRRWEPPKAGVIKINTDAAISNQSVRTGKGIIARNWTGKLMRAKGIMECKMGTAMEEEALAVRAALVMAKAVGWTKIEVQSDCKSVVDQINASSVHDISIATVLEDIEELKKEFQECNFSFVYRTGNTCSHTLAQNAIKLVHDIEWNNEFPVWLMDMAWKDMRAIAPFCN, encoded by the coding sequence ATGGCTAATGAAGCTGAGGAGCGAATGGCAAAAATATCAATACAGCAAGAGCAACAGCGCAGATGGGAACCACCAAAGGCAGGGGTGATTAAGATTAACACTGATGCAGCCATCTCAAACCAGTCGGTAAGAACAGGGAAAGGGATCATAGCAAGGAACTGGACTGGGAAACTGATGAGAGCAAAAGGAATAATGGAATGCAAGATGGGAACAGCTATGGAGGAAGAAGCATTAGCAGTAAGAGCTGCGCTTGTGATGGCCAAAGCTGTAGGATGGACGAAAATAGAAGTCCAATCAGACTGCAAATCCGTGGTCGATCAAATTAATGCAAGCAGTGTCCATGACATTAGCATTGCAACAGTCTTAGAGGACATTGAGGAGCTGAAGAAAGAATTTCAAGAGTGCAACTTTTCTTTTGTGTATAGAACAGGCAACACGTGTAGCCATACACTAGCTCAAAATGCAATTAAGCTAGTACATGACATAGAATGGAACAATGAGTTTCCGGTATGGCTGATGGATATGGCTTGGAAAGATATGAGGGCAATTGCCCCGTTTTGTAACTAA